One part of the Futiania mangrovi genome encodes these proteins:
- a CDS encoding NAD-dependent epimerase: protein MSQSEVKSAATPPADDRPTVLVTGVAGFIGYHLVKRLLALGYPVVGIDNVNDYYDPALKEARLADIGSGNGFTFLRADISDLAATTRAFEEFRPAYVLHMAAQAGVRYSIENPHTYAETNLAGFLNILEGCRHNGVRHLVYASSSSVYGANEEMPFSEHHTVDHPVSLYAATKKANELMAHTYSHLFALPTTGLRFFTVYGPWGRPDMAIFKFVKAIGEGRPIDVYNHGRMQRDFTYIDDIVEGVIRTMLKIAEPNPDWSGLAPDPATSYAPWRVYNIGNSDAVELMHLIRVIEAEVGKPATLNILPMQPGDVPATYADISLLDEAVGFRPSTSIEAGVKRFVDWYRGHYGL, encoded by the coding sequence GTGTCGCAGTCCGAAGTGAAGTCCGCCGCAACGCCGCCTGCAGATGATCGCCCGACCGTCCTCGTGACAGGCGTCGCGGGGTTCATCGGCTATCACCTGGTGAAGCGGCTGCTGGCGTTGGGCTACCCGGTTGTCGGCATCGACAACGTCAACGACTATTACGACCCCGCGCTGAAGGAGGCCCGCCTCGCCGACATCGGCAGCGGCAACGGTTTCACCTTCCTGCGCGCCGACATCTCCGACCTTGCCGCCACGACCCGCGCGTTCGAGGAGTTCCGCCCGGCCTACGTCCTGCACATGGCGGCGCAGGCGGGCGTGCGCTACTCCATCGAGAACCCGCACACCTATGCGGAGACGAACCTCGCGGGATTCCTGAACATTCTCGAGGGGTGCCGCCACAACGGCGTGCGCCACCTCGTCTACGCCTCCTCCAGTTCCGTCTATGGCGCGAACGAGGAGATGCCCTTCTCCGAGCATCACACGGTCGACCACCCGGTCAGCCTCTATGCCGCGACGAAGAAGGCGAACGAGCTGATGGCGCACACCTACAGCCATCTCTTCGCGCTGCCGACCACGGGCTTGCGCTTCTTCACGGTCTACGGGCCCTGGGGCCGGCCGGACATGGCGATCTTCAAGTTCGTGAAGGCCATCGGCGAGGGGCGGCCCATCGACGTCTACAATCACGGCCGGATGCAGCGCGACTTCACCTACATCGACGACATCGTCGAGGGCGTGATCCGCACCATGCTCAAGATTGCGGAGCCGAACCCGGACTGGTCGGGCCTGGCGCCCGACCCTGCGACGTCCTACGCGCCCTGGCGGGTCTACAACATCGGCAACAGCGACGCGGTCGAGCTGATGCACCTCATCCGCGTGATCGAGGCTGAGGTGGGCAAGCCCGCGACGCTCAACATACTGCCCATGCAGCCGGGCGATGTACCCGCGACCTATGCGGACATCTCGCTCCTGGACGAGGCGGTGGGTTTTCGCCCCTCGACGTCCATCGAGGCCGGGGTGAAGCGCTTCGTCGACTGGTACCGGGGCCACTACGGCCTTTGA
- the metF gene encoding methylenetetrahydrofolate reductase [NAD(P)H]: MSVVTPLADNLRVSFEFFPPKTRETEVDLWHAVERLAPLDPDFVSVTYGAGGSTRDRTLGLVARMARRTSLKAAGHLTCVGASREEVDDIARAYRDAGVTRIVALRGDTPDGGKFVPHPQGYSCAAELVEGLMEVHDFDVSVAAYPEVHPDAASADADLDNLKRKIDAGARRAITQFFFEADTYLRFVERARKAGITAPIVPGILPVVNFKTARKFAEACGTHVPKWMERAFEGLEDDPNTRQLIAASLAVELCLDLKAQGVRDFHFYTLNKADLTYAICHMLGARAPGERTRTRRTPAEGTEDGDATLQIASDNKASW; the protein is encoded by the coding sequence ATGAGCGTGGTGACACCTTTGGCAGATAATCTCCGGGTTTCGTTCGAATTCTTTCCGCCGAAGACACGGGAGACCGAGGTCGATCTGTGGCATGCGGTCGAGCGGCTTGCCCCGCTCGACCCGGATTTCGTTTCGGTAACCTACGGCGCCGGCGGTTCGACCCGCGACCGTACGCTGGGGCTGGTCGCGCGGATGGCGCGCCGGACCTCGCTCAAGGCGGCGGGCCACCTGACATGCGTGGGCGCGAGCCGCGAGGAAGTGGATGACATCGCACGCGCCTACCGCGATGCGGGTGTCACGCGGATCGTGGCATTGAGGGGGGATACGCCGGATGGCGGCAAGTTCGTGCCGCATCCCCAAGGGTACTCGTGCGCGGCCGAACTCGTCGAAGGGCTGATGGAGGTCCACGACTTCGACGTCTCGGTCGCTGCCTATCCGGAAGTGCATCCGGACGCGGCGTCGGCGGACGCCGACCTCGACAACCTCAAGCGCAAGATCGACGCCGGCGCGCGCCGCGCGATCACGCAGTTCTTCTTCGAGGCCGATACCTATCTGCGCTTCGTGGAGCGTGCGCGGAAGGCCGGGATCACCGCGCCGATCGTGCCGGGCATCCTGCCGGTCGTGAACTTCAAGACGGCGCGGAAATTCGCCGAAGCATGCGGCACGCACGTTCCGAAATGGATGGAGCGCGCTTTCGAGGGCCTGGAAGACGATCCGAACACCCGCCAGCTGATCGCCGCGAGCCTGGCGGTGGAACTCTGCCTCGACCTCAAGGCGCAAGGCGTGCGCGACTTCCACTTCTACACGCTCAACAAGGCCGATCTCACCTATGCGATCTGCCACATGCTGGGCGCCCGCGCGCCGGGTGAGCGGACGCGCACCCGCCGCACGCCCGCGGAAGGTACAGAGGACGGCGACGCGACGCTACAGATCGCGAGCGACAACAAGGCGAGCTGGTAG
- a CDS encoding fumarylacetoacetate hydrolase family protein — MADAVPAPVPVSLPIARSDDRFPVRRIYCVGRNYAAHAREMGKDPDREPPFFFMKPADTLLPNGTDLPYPPATSDLHHEIELVVALGKGGRDIPEAQALNLVFGYAIGLDMTRRDLQGEAKAAGRPWEVGKAFDHSAPCTMIHRAEDTGHLAKGAIWLQVNGKERQRGDLADLIWSVPETISYLSRLFELHPGDLIFTGTPAGVGAVVPGDEMVGGIDGLGELRTRVV, encoded by the coding sequence ATGGCCGACGCCGTTCCCGCCCCCGTGCCTGTATCGCTGCCGATCGCGCGCAGCGACGACCGCTTTCCGGTCCGCCGGATCTATTGCGTCGGCCGGAACTACGCTGCGCACGCACGCGAGATGGGCAAGGACCCGGACCGGGAGCCGCCGTTCTTCTTCATGAAGCCTGCCGACACGCTGCTGCCGAACGGCACGGACCTGCCCTATCCGCCCGCGACTTCCGACCTGCACCACGAGATCGAGCTCGTGGTGGCCCTGGGCAAGGGCGGCCGCGACATTCCAGAGGCGCAGGCGCTCAACCTCGTGTTCGGCTACGCCATCGGCCTCGATATGACGCGCCGCGACCTTCAGGGAGAAGCCAAGGCCGCCGGCCGGCCCTGGGAAGTGGGGAAGGCGTTCGACCATTCCGCGCCCTGCACCATGATCCACCGGGCCGAGGATACAGGCCACCTCGCCAAGGGCGCGATCTGGCTGCAGGTCAATGGCAAGGAGCGTCAGCGTGGCGATCTCGCCGACCTGATCTGGTCGGTGCCGGAGACGATCTCCTACCTCTCCCGCCTGTTCGAGCTGCACCCCGGCGACCTCATCTTCACCGGCACGCCCGCGGGCGTCGGCGCCGTCGTTCCGGGCGACGAGATGGTGGGCGGCATCGACGGCCTGGGCGAGTTGCGCACCCGCGTCGTCTGA